The following proteins are co-located in the Rippkaea orientalis PCC 8801 genome:
- a CDS encoding ABC transporter permease produces MGQSLIKHTPESQLRHPRQLFKQMLVDLLASRELAWQLLIRDLRAQYRQSLLGFTWAFLPPIVTAAGMVMAKQSQVISIGATDLPYPAYVMFSMALWQTFVESLNGPVIAVTQAKQMLAKINFPREAIIISQIGQVFFNFSIKLILIIGLFIWFRIPITPSIIVAPVALIHLIFLGTAIGLLIAPFGTLYQDLSKGLTLATGFWLFLTPVIFPVPSREGLFGTLVNLNPVTPLLVTTRELATTGIISNPQGFWIASGLAIIGLLLVWIVYRLAMPFVIERMSA; encoded by the coding sequence GTGGGACAAAGCTTGATTAAACATACTCCAGAAAGCCAATTACGCCATCCTAGGCAGTTGTTTAAGCAGATGTTAGTAGACTTACTGGCATCTCGTGAACTTGCCTGGCAATTATTAATACGAGATCTTAGGGCTCAATATCGTCAGTCCCTCTTAGGGTTTACTTGGGCATTTTTACCTCCAATTGTTACAGCAGCCGGAATGGTGATGGCTAAACAATCCCAAGTGATTAGTATTGGCGCAACCGATTTACCCTATCCCGCTTATGTCATGTTTAGTATGGCGTTATGGCAGACGTTTGTGGAGTCTTTAAATGGCCCTGTTATTGCCGTTACTCAAGCCAAGCAAATGTTAGCTAAAATCAATTTCCCCCGTGAAGCGATTATTATTTCTCAAATTGGGCAAGTTTTTTTTAATTTTAGTATTAAACTAATCCTGATTATTGGTTTATTTATTTGGTTTAGAATCCCTATAACACCAAGCATTATTGTCGCTCCTGTTGCTTTAATTCATTTAATTTTTTTAGGAACTGCTATTGGTTTATTAATTGCGCCTTTTGGTACACTATATCAAGACTTATCGAAAGGACTAACCTTAGCGACAGGGTTTTGGTTATTTTTAACCCCTGTCATTTTCCCAGTACCGAGTCGAGAGGGTTTATTTGGAACATTAGTTAATCTTAACCCTGTCACTCCTCTATTAGTAACAACTAGGGAGTTAGCAACAACTGGAATAATATCTAATCCCCAAGGGTTCTGGATAGCGAGCGGACTTGCTATAATAGGGTTATT